Within Halodesulfurarchaeum sp. HSR-GB, the genomic segment CTTTGCAAGCGAGAGCCAACCTGAAACACCCCTCCCACCTGACAGACTGGTTGTACCGACCGTTCGCCAGTAATCTGCGGTGTCAAAAATGTCATCGCCATCCGTTTGATCAACTTGCTCGAGAAGAGACTGCAACCGCTCGATATCCTCTTTCAAAACTGCGATTGTATGAAACCGACCATCGCCATTTGCTTCCTCCGATTCCTGCCATAACTCGAGTCTCACAACATTATTCGGATGGTGCCAGACATCCCACCACGCATGTTCTTCCCCCTTCGTTTGGAACGGAACGGCTTCGACATGGTTCCATTCAGTCCCTTCGATAAACCGAGGTGTGACTTCCTCAGTCTTTCTGAACCGATAATACTGACCTGGTAACGGGACCTCTATTTCTAAGCTGGTTGGATCAGAATCCGAAAACCATTCCTCAAATGGCTCTTCAAGCCCGCTCCACCTCGATTTCGACGGAACTGCCGCTGGCCAAACTGTATGGAACCGATTGGAAGCAATTTTCAGCTCACTCCCATGAACATCGCCCAAATATGCCACATAGACCGAGTATCCTTCATTGCCGTATTCTTTGAATACTGAACTGAAGTTTTTGTCCTTATGTTTCACCTGTGCCTCGATTATGATTCCATTCCCATACGGGAACCGAGGTTCATCAAATTCCACAAGGACGTCAGCGACACGATCACCAACCCCTTTCTCTAAATGAACCACCGAGTCAGGAAACCGTCGATCGAACGTCGATTTCGCGATGGTCTTCAGTTTGATATGGGCGTTCGACTCACCAGAACAATTGGTGTCCGAATGATGGAAAAAGTGCCTCGAAACGATACTTCCACCTTGGCGATGAGTCGATCGAACCCCCATGGATCCACCGCATTCTGGGCATTCTACACTCTCCCCATCATCGATATCGTAGGGGCCGACATATTCTCCATCGACCATGCCCACGAATGGCATACATTGACTTTCTTACCGCTTTATTAAGAGGTTTTCTAAATTCGAAAGCAAGGCCCCTTCCTCAAAGAGCAACCAACGGGAGCGTGTAGGGGGGGGGGAGTTCACTAAGAGGTTTTCGCCCGAGTCGGTTGTTAGTAATTGGTTTTTAGTGCCTTGTTTGCAACGGAGCGTTTTGGTAACTCTTCAACCATGTCAGCTAGCGCAGAAACCAGTGACACCAGCACAGTATCGCCCTTTGAAATCATCACAACGATCGGGGTGCTCAAGCCGTTCATCGAAGAAGCACTCACGCTCGTCGACGAAGCCAAGATGTTCGTCGAAGAAAACTCCCTCCAAATCCGCGAGGCAGATGCCGCCAACGTCGGTATGGTAGATGCCTCACTCGACACAAGCGTTTTCGAATCATACAATGGTGAGTCCCATCAAGACCTCGTCCTTGGTATTGATCTCGAACAGTTTAGTGACGTCCTTAGTCAGGGCGATCACAACGATACGATTCATCTTGTACTGGATCCGGAAACGAGGAAGCTAACCGCATCGTTCAACGACTCGCTCGAATTCACTATGGCGCTACTGGATCCTGACACCATCCGCTCAAGTCCCGATCTCCCGGATATGGACCTCAATGGCCGAGCTGAGTTGAAAGGACGTCAACTCAACCGTGCAATTCGTGCAGCCGACATGGTATCCGATTACCTTCAAATCGGTTTCCCAGACACCAGTGATGAACTCTACTTCCATGCAGAGGGAGATACTGATGACATGCATCTGGACTTGAGCGAAGACGATGAAGGGATCGAAGAGGTTTCCAGAGACGTCGAAGAGATGTACGCGATTTACAGCCTCGACTATCTCAAGGACCTGAAGGCCAATATGGGACCGAGAGACGACATCACATTACTCCTCGGAGACGACTTCCCCGTCAAATTCCACGTCGACAAACCCGACAACGACGCCCTCGATATCACGTACATGCTCGCCCCGCGAATCGAGGATTCTAACACCTAGAACTGTGTATTTGTTTTTAATATCCGTGCAGAGAGGTGGGTTATGAGTTTCAGTACAACCGCAGCAAGTTCTATATCCGAGTCCTCCCTATCGCGTTCTCACATTCCAGACGAACTGGCCGGCTTTTCCCTCAATAGGGTGTGTCGCCCAGATTGCACCGTTCATTCAAATTGTGATAACGGAGGAAAACGGCCCGTTTCCTCAGTTGATGATATCCAATCCAAAAGCGAAGTATCACAATGGGTCCAGGAAGGAGGAAACGCAGGGATCGTCCCAAAAGCCAACGACGAATTAGCAATCCTCGATATCGACTCCGATCAACTCGCAGCCCTCGCTTCGAGATACTTGCCAGAAACATTCACAGTCGAAACCCAAAGCGGGTTTCACCGATATTATCGCGTTCCGGGTTGGGATAGAAA encodes:
- a CDS encoding DNA polymerase sliding clamp codes for the protein MSASAETSDTSTVSPFEIITTIGVLKPFIEEALTLVDEAKMFVEENSLQIREADAANVGMVDASLDTSVFESYNGESHQDLVLGIDLEQFSDVLSQGDHNDTIHLVLDPETRKLTASFNDSLEFTMALLDPDTIRSSPDLPDMDLNGRAELKGRQLNRAIRAADMVSDYLQIGFPDTSDELYFHAEGDTDDMHLDLSEDDEGIEEVSRDVEEMYAIYSLDYLKDLKANMGPRDDITLLLGDDFPVKFHVDKPDNDALDITYMLAPRIEDSNT